The DNA segment CCTGGCAAATGATTGTGGGCGTCTTGCTGGGCGGCTGCCTCATGGGCTACGGCGCGCGCATCGCCTTCGGGTGCAACATCGGCGCCTACTTCTCGGGCGTGGCCTCCTTCAGCCTGCATGGCTGGGAGTGGTTCGCTGGCGCACTCATCGGCAGCCTCATCGGCGTGCGGCTTCGCCCCGCGTGCCGATTGCCCAATCGATGACCTGACCCTATCCCGTGCGATCCGGCCGAAACCTGGCCGCCACGCGTGGAACGCCTCGAGCGCTTCAGTGGCCTTCGCGCCACTGGGGCGCTTTTCATGTATGATGGAGTGAAAAGGTTGCAGGGGGAGGATGACGATGGAAGACGTCGTGCGCAACAACATCGAGCGCTTCTCAGGCTTTGCAGGACTGTACGATACCTACCGCCCAGAAGCTCCCGACGCGGCGCGCGCCATCCTGATCGCGTATCTTGGGCACCGCCCTGACACGGTGATCGATCTCGGCAGCGGCACCGGCCTCTCCACGTTTCCGTGGCGGCATGAGGCGCGCCGAGTCATCGGCGTCGAGCCGAACGGCGACATGCGCGCGCAGGCCGAGCGGCGCGCGCGCGAACTCGGCGCGGATTGTGTCGCGTTTGTGCCAGGGCTCTCGACCTCCATTCCCTGCGGCGACGCCACGGCCGATCTCGTCACCTGCTCGCAGTCGTTTCATTGGATGGATCCTCTGCCCACGCTGCGCGAGGTGGCGCGCGTCCTGAAACCGGACGGCGTCTTCGGCGCGTACGACTGCGACTGGCCGCCCTCCTGCTGCCGCGACGCGGACATGGCGTACGAGGAACTTTTGCAGATGGCCGAGGACGCGATCGCCCGCTACGTCCCCAAGCAGGAACAGGCGCGAAAATGGCCGAAGGAAAAGCACCTCGAGCACATCCGCGCCTCGCGATGCTTCTCGTTTGCGAAAGAAGTGGTGTTCCACGTGGAAAAGCGCCTCACCCCGGAGGCGTTCATCGGCATCGCCCTGAGCCAGGGGCAGGTGCAGACTGCATTACAGCGACGGCTCCCCGGCATCGAAGAGGCCCTTTGCGCGTTTGAGTCGCGGATTCAAA comes from the Alicyclobacillus vulcanalis genome and includes:
- a CDS encoding class I SAM-dependent methyltransferase — encoded protein: MEDVVRNNIERFSGFAGLYDTYRPEAPDAARAILIAYLGHRPDTVIDLGSGTGLSTFPWRHEARRVIGVEPNGDMRAQAERRARELGADCVAFVPGLSTSIPCGDATADLVTCSQSFHWMDPLPTLREVARVLKPDGVFGAYDCDWPPSCCRDADMAYEELLQMAEDAIARYVPKQEQARKWPKEKHLEHIRASRCFSFAKEVVFHVEKRLTPEAFIGIALSQGQVQTALQRRLPGIEEALCAFESRIQRAFGGEEKPVWFSYRLRLGVKGEATAN